The Muntiacus reevesi chromosome 10, mMunRee1.1, whole genome shotgun sequence genome has a segment encoding these proteins:
- the DNAJC25 gene encoding dnaJ homolog subfamily C member 25, translated as MAIPFAPRRGAGAASRRWFALLPPLLLALLLARPAAALVEGLYCGTRDCYEVLGVSRTASKAEIARAYRQLARRYHPDRYRPEPGEEGPGRTPQSAEEAFLLVATAYETLKDEETRKDYDYMLDHPEEYYSHYYHYYSRRLAPKVDVRVVILVSVCAISVFQFFSWWNSYDKTISYLATVPKYRIQAMEIAKQQGLLRKAKEKGRNKKSKEEVRDEEENIIKNIIKSKIDIKGGYQKPQIRDLLLFQILLAPFHLCSYIVWYCRWIYNFNIKGKEYGEEERLYIIRKSMKMSKSQFDSLEDHQKETFLKRELWIKENYEVYKQEQEEELKKRLANDPRWKRYRRWMKNEGPGRLTFVDD; from the exons ATGGCGATCCCGTTCGCTCCGCGCCGGGGAGCCGGGGCTGCCAGCCGGCGCTGGTTCGCGCTGCTGCCGCCCCTGCTGCTCGCGCTGCTGCTCGCGCGGCCCGCGGCGGCCCTGGTGGAGGGACTCTACTGCGGCACGCGGGACTGCTACGAGGTTCTGGGCGTGAGCCGCACGGCCAGCAAGGCGGAGATCGCGCGGGCCTACCGCCAGCTGGCCCGGCGCTACCACCCCGACCGCTACCGGCCCGAGCCTGGCGAGGAGGGCCCGGGACGGACGCCGCAGAGCGCCGAGGAGGCCTTCCTGCTGGTGGCCACCGCCTACGAGACTCTCAAG gatGAAGAAACTCGAAAAGATTATGATTACATGCTGGATCACCCAGAGGAGTACTACAGCCATTATTACCACTACTATAGCAGGCGCTTGGCCCCTAAAGTGGACGTGAGAGTTGTGATTCTAGTCAGTGTGTGCGCTATTTCAGTGTTTCAG TTTTTCAGCTGGTGGAATAGCTATGACAAGACGATCAGCTACCTGGCCACGGTGCCCAAGTACCGTATCCAAGCCATGGAGATTGCCAAACAGCAGGGATTGCTGAGAAAAGCCAAAGAGAAGGGCAGAAACAAAAAGTCCAAAGAGGAAGTTCGTGATGAGGAGGAGAACATCATAAAGAacattataaaaagtaaaatagataTAAAGGGAGGCTATCAAAAGCCCCAGATACGTGACCTTCTCCTGTTTCAGATTCTCTTAGCTCCTTTTCACTTGTGCTCGTATATAGTGTGGTATTGCCGATGGATCTATAATTTTAACATCAAAGGCAAAGAATACGGGGAAGAAGAAAGACTATATATCATACGTAAATCTATGAAGATGTCGAAGTCTCAGTTTGATAGTCTAGAAGATCATCAGAAAGAAACTTTTCTTAAACGAGAGCTTTGGATAAAGGAGAATTATGAG GTCTACAAACAAGAgcaagaagaggaactaaagaaaagACTGGCAAATGACCCTAGATGGAAAAGATATAGGAGATGGATGAAGAATGAAGGGCCTGGACGGCTGACGTTTGTGGATGACTGA
- the GNG10 gene encoding guanine nucleotide-binding protein G(I)/G(S)/G(O) subunit gamma-10 encodes MSSGASVSALQRLVEQLKLEAGVERIKVSQAAAELQQYCMQNACKDALLVGVPAGSNPFREPRSCALL; translated from the exons ATGTCTTCCGGGGCCAGCGTGAGCGCCTTGCAGCGCCTGGTGGAGCAGCTCAAGCTGGAGGCCGGCGTGGAGAGGATCAAG GTCTCTCAGGCGGCTGCAGAGCTTCAGCAATACTGCATGCAGAATGCCTGCAAGGATGCTCTGCTGGTGGGTGTTCCAGCTGGAAGCAATCCCTTTCGGGAGCCCAGATCCTGTGCCTTACTCTGA